A section of the Rummeliibacillus pycnus genome encodes:
- a CDS encoding ABC transporter ATP-binding protein, which yields MVLTLQDVSLRRDESWILHHVDWEIQKGEHWVLYGLNGAGKTALLNMLCAYYFPTSGQIEVVGKTFGKSVLGDQLRRKIGIVSAGFQEKLNPEDTAFEIVLSGAYASIGLYEKPTPEIRAKAIQLLHQLGSIEYADRDYDTLSQGEKQRILIGRALMGDPELLILDEPATGFDFIAREALLKTVSEISSMENGPTIIYVTHHVEEILPIFKNTLLLKKGEVFAKGLTKDLLTSENLSAFFETPVECIWRNDRPLLVLK from the coding sequence ATGGTTTTAACTTTACAAGACGTATCTTTAAGAAGAGATGAATCATGGATTTTACATCATGTCGATTGGGAGATTCAAAAAGGAGAGCATTGGGTTCTGTATGGATTGAATGGAGCCGGAAAAACCGCATTATTAAATATGCTGTGTGCATATTATTTTCCTACAAGTGGTCAAATTGAAGTTGTTGGAAAAACTTTTGGAAAATCGGTTCTAGGTGATCAATTACGACGTAAAATAGGTATTGTTTCAGCTGGCTTTCAAGAAAAACTTAATCCAGAAGACACTGCATTTGAAATTGTGTTAAGTGGTGCCTATGCATCAATTGGTTTATATGAAAAACCCACTCCAGAAATCAGAGCAAAAGCAATTCAATTATTACATCAGCTTGGATCGATTGAATATGCAGATCGAGATTATGACACCTTGTCACAAGGAGAAAAACAACGTATTTTAATAGGGCGTGCGCTAATGGGAGACCCTGAGTTACTTATTCTTGATGAACCTGCAACTGGATTTGATTTTATTGCTAGAGAAGCTTTATTAAAAACAGTTTCAGAGATTTCTAGTATGGAAAATGGACCAACAATTATTTATGTAACTCATCATGTTGAAGAAATTCTGCCTATATTTAAAAATACGTTACTTCTAAAAAAAGGAGAAGTATTTGCAAAAGGTTTGACAAAAGATCTGTTAACAAGCGAAAATTTAAGTGCTTTTTTTGAAACGCCTGTTGAGTGTATATGGCGAAATGACCGGCCATTATTAGTTCTGAAATAA